The Pseudodesulfovibrio sp. zrk46 genome contains a region encoding:
- a CDS encoding polysaccharide pyruvyl transferase family protein gives MKVLIPENIPAHNKGEEAILRGILSTFGDIEVEKLYLYSTSPDYDQKIYGSPVEVVTDTLIPYARTTKWVKIKHLLGQLPKHLLYMILRKINKNLPSKIFKSKLFKAYDDVDCVICAHDNAYAIMHNALILFCNFINVPVIVYGTSLKSFVYQRPLAKAAFKMGLERVNLATTREALSYSIVRDKLEIKNANIHLTADKAFLVSPDDASVGRAVLEKHGLDVDKDVIVGATLVNKTDVFHGCLKSISDESEKMAARVSIYAQYFDHIVEKCGAKIAFFPHSIGPKEFHDDRVMAKRVLEACKHKDQMVSIEDDLNVSTLKSMQLHCAFFTGERTHSCIGAASVLTPFLSLTYEDDHRTWGILGEMVGAKEWIYNISKMERETLNSAFDNAWESKKRIVEHLEERIPQVVDNSMMNGRHLKKLLSEYGLG, from the coding sequence ATGAAAGTTTTAATTCCAGAGAATATCCCTGCACATAATAAAGGTGAAGAGGCTATTCTACGTGGTATTTTAAGCACATTTGGTGATATCGAAGTGGAGAAGCTCTATTTATATTCGACATCTCCCGATTATGACCAAAAAATATATGGAAGCCCTGTTGAGGTGGTGACAGATACGCTTATCCCATATGCGCGTACTACGAAGTGGGTAAAGATAAAACATCTGTTGGGGCAGCTTCCGAAACACTTACTATACATGATATTGCGGAAGATTAATAAAAACCTTCCATCAAAGATTTTCAAAAGCAAGCTTTTTAAGGCGTATGACGATGTCGATTGCGTCATTTGTGCTCACGACAATGCGTACGCCATTATGCACAATGCGTTGATTCTGTTTTGTAATTTTATCAACGTGCCTGTCATTGTATATGGAACTAGTCTGAAGTCATTTGTGTACCAACGCCCCTTAGCAAAAGCTGCCTTCAAAATGGGATTAGAGCGAGTCAACTTGGCTACGACCCGTGAAGCATTAAGCTACAGTATCGTGCGGGACAAACTGGAAATCAAGAATGCAAATATCCATCTCACCGCGGATAAGGCTTTCCTGGTTTCTCCAGATGATGCCAGCGTTGGTCGTGCCGTATTGGAGAAGCATGGTTTAGACGTTGACAAGGATGTGATTGTGGGGGCGACACTTGTCAATAAGACTGATGTCTTTCATGGTTGTTTAAAGTCCATATCCGACGAGTCTGAAAAAATGGCTGCCCGTGTGAGTATTTACGCTCAGTATTTTGATCATATCGTTGAGAAGTGTGGTGCAAAGATAGCGTTTTTCCCTCATTCGATAGGTCCCAAGGAATTTCACGATGATCGTGTGATGGCCAAGAGGGTATTGGAGGCGTGCAAACATAAAGATCAAATGGTTTCTATTGAGGATGATTTAAATGTTAGCACACTTAAATCTATGCAATTGCATTGTGCTTTTTTTACAGGCGAAAGGACCCATTCGTGCATCGGAGCAGCTTCCGTCTTAACCCCATTTCTTTCTTTGACCTATGAGGATGACCATAGAACTTGGGGTATACTGGGGGAGATGGTTGGCGCAAAAGAATGGATCTACAATATCAGCAAGATGGAGAGAGAGACCCTGAATTCAGCGTTCGATAATGCATGGGAAAGCAAGAAGAGAATCGTTGAGCATTTGGAAGAGAGGATTCCGCAGGTCGTAGATAATTCCATGATGAATGGGCGGCATTTGAAAAAACTTCTTTCGGAATACGGTTTGGGTTAA